In a genomic window of Mus pahari chromosome 8, PAHARI_EIJ_v1.1, whole genome shotgun sequence:
- the LOC110325756 gene encoding olfactory receptor 4K5, with amino-acid sequence MDNTNYSVVSEFVLLGLSSSWELQIFYFVFFSVLYIVIILGNLLIIIAVTSDSSLHSPMYFLLGNLSFFDICQASFATPKMIVDFLSEHKTISFSGCIAQIFFIHLFTGGEMVILVSMAYDRYVAICKPLHYMIIMNQTTCTALVVISWAVGLVHTLSQLSFTVKLEFCGPNEVDSFFCDLPRVVKLACIDSYITEILIVVNSGILSLSTFSLLVSSYVIILVTVWFKSSAAMAKAFSTLAAHIMVVVLFFGPCIFIYVWPFTTYPVDKILAIFYTVFTPILNPIIYTLRNRDMKAVMGKIAAHYLRPRKVAEMPFVARICLH; translated from the coding sequence ATGGATAACACCAATTATTCAGTGGTGTCTGAGTTTGTGTTACTTGGACTCTCTAGTTCTTGGGAACTTCagattttctactttgttttcttctctgtgctttATATTGTCATCATATTAGGAAACCTTCTCATCATCATAGCTGTGACTTCTGACAGCAGCCTGCACTCACCGATGTATTTCCTCCTGGGAAACCTTTCCTTTTTTGACATTTGTCAGGCCTCTTTTGCTACACCTAAAATGATTGTAGACTTTCTGAGTGAACACAAGACTATATCATTCAGTGGCTGCATAGCCCAAATTTTTTTCATTCACCTCTTTACAGGAGGAGAAATGGTAATCCTAGTTTCCATGGCCTATGATAGATATGTGGCCATATGCAAGCCTCTACATTATATGATCATCATGAACCAAACTACATGTACTGCCTTGGTAGTAATCTCCTGGGCTGTGGGCTTAGTACACACATTGAGCCAGTTATCATTTACTGTAAAACTGGAATTTTGTGGACCCAATGAAGTAGACAGCTTTTTTTGTGACCTTCCTCGAGTGGTCAAACTCGCCTGCATTGACTCATACATTACTGAAATACTTATTGTGGTAAACAGTGGAATTCTTTCCTTAAGCACTTTCTCTCTCTTAGTGAGCTCCTATGTCATAATTCTTGTCACAGTTTGGTTCAAGTCCTCTGCTGCCATGGCCAAGGCATTTTCTACACTGGCTGCTCACATCATGGTAGTAGTATTATTCTTTGGACCTTGCATCTTCATTTATGTGTGGCCATTTACTACCTATCCTGTGGATAAAATTCTTGCtatattttatacagttttcactCCCATCCTTAATCCCATTATTTACACACTAAGAAATAGAGACATGAAAGCTGTCATGGGAAAAATTGCTGCCCATTATCTCAGACCCCGCAAAGTAGCTGAAATGCCATTTGTAGCCAGAATTTGCCTTCATTGA